The Tolypothrix sp. PCC 7712 region CTTGTGGTAAATAAATTTTTTGAGTGGTTTATCAAATTTCTTGATGTCTTCTTCAGGAAGCTTGCGAAACTTTAACTCATCTTCTAGCAGTTGCAAAAATTCCTTGAGTGCTTTAGCAATAGCTTTCTGAATTGGTTCTTTCTTAAAGAAATCAGGAACGCTGTTAAAACGGTCTTTGAAAAAATCTTTGGCGTAGTCCTTAGCTAAATCTTGAGCAAATTCTGAGGTCAGAATATTTTTGACCAGAAATCCCACAGTATTACTTGCTACCCAGCCAACTAACCATTCCACTATCATACTTGCGCCTGCTAAAGCTACTGATTACGAGTATATACACCAGCCTCAGCTATTTTTCCCAATATTTAAGATTAAAAAAATCACATAGAGAAAGCGATCGCAATTACATCGCCATTACTATGATCCGCCACCAATACATCTAATTATCAATTCTGGATTTCTTTAAGATTTCTCGCGCCGATGATTGGCAGCTTGCAATAATAGAGATTCGGCAAAAGCGATCGCATCCGTGGCTGATTTACCGCCAGCTAATTGCGCTAGTTCATCTCGGCGGGTAGTTAAATTATCCAAGGCGGTGACGCGGACGACGGTACGCTGCTCGCTGCTGCCATTGTTCTCTTTTTTACCTTTGCTTTGATTAATAATTTGCTTATCTACCCGGAAATGCCTATCTGCCATTGCTGCTACTAAGGGTTGGTGAGTCACACACAATACCTGTGAGCGTTGGCTGAGTTGGTGTAATTTCTCTGCGATCGCTTGGGCGACTCTTCCGGAAACACCTACATCGATTTCATCAAATACCATTGTCCCGGCTGCATCAGCTTGAGATACACAAGCTTTCAGCGCGAGTAAAAAGCGGCTCATTTCCCCACCGGAGGCAATTTCTGTTAAAGGTTGTATTGGTTCGCCGGGGTTGGGACTAAACATAAATGTAATTTTGTCTGCACCTGTAGCGGTGGGCGCAGTGGGCACAATCTCTACTTTAAACTGCACCTTTTCCATTGCTAGGGGTTTGAGTTCCGCGATTAATCTCGACTCTAATTTATTAGCGGCTGTACGACGCAATTGCGTTAACTGGTTACAAGCTTGAGTTAGCTTTGCTAAAGTTGCTTGTTCTTGCTGTTCTAAGCTTTCAATTGATTGTTCGCTGTCGTTGAGTTCAGCTAATTCACCTTGGATTTTTTGGTAGTAGGCGATCGCTTCTTGCAGAGTCGGGCCATATTTGCGGCAAATCTGCTTTAATTCCCGAATGCGTTCTTCTACTTCCTCTAAACGCTGGGGATCTGCTTCTAAATCTTCGCCATAGGCATTAATTTGCCTTGCTACTTCCATTAATGTAGCTTGGGCATCTCGGACTAAATCTAACAATGGTTGTAGCTGGCTATCATATTCCACCATGTCGTTTAAGGTGGCTTCGCTATCTCCTAATAAATCTGCGGCGGCTGGAGTTTCGTTATCGTTTTGATACAAAGCCTGATAGACCTTGTAACTCATTTGTTGTAAATCTACAACATGATTGAGGCGTTCGCGTTCTTGTTGTAGCTGTTCAAGTTCGCTCGGATCGTTGAGGTTGACTGCGCCTAATTCCTGCACTTGATAGGTAAGTAAATCTAGTTGCTGCAACCGTTCCCGTTCTGATGTCCGGCGTTTTTCTAAGGCTAAATGTGCTGTTTGGTACAAATTAAATAAATTGGCGATCGCTTGACGCTGCTGCATTAAAGAGTCGCCACCATGTAAATCTAACCAATCGCGGACTTGGGCGGATTGTCCCACTTGTACAGTTTGACCTTGGGCAGTAATTTCCACAAGGCGATCGCGTAGCCCCACCATCATCTGCCGATTCACCAACACACCATTTACCCGCGATCTACTGCGGACATTACTCGCAGTGGCGGCGATTTCTCGGCTAATGACTACAGAATTTTCATCTATGGAATCTATTTCTTGTTCGCTTAACCAAGCGGCTAAGGAAGCGTTAGATTTAAAAGTAGCTTCTACCATCGCCCGACTAGTGCCAGTGCGAATTACTCGACTAGATACCTTACCGCCTAAAGCTGCATCAATGGCATCTAAGATAATCGATTTTCCTGCGCCAGTTTCACCTGTTAATACATTTAAGCCAGCGCCAAATTCTAGTTCGAGTTGGTCAATTAGGGCAAAGTTTTCAATTCGCAGGCAAAGCAACATCAAGCCAAATTCTCCATCTAGGCAGATGCCGAATACTTCCAACTTTTAGGAATCTAGGCATGAGCCACTACTATAGAAGTAGCAGACCCATATAAGTGTAGCAAACCTAGTACAGTTACGCGGAATTCGTAATTTGTAATACCCTTCGGGAAGCGCAAAGCGCTACGTAATTCGTAATTACCTTTTTATAAGGGTTATAGCTTTTCAATGGGAAGTTTATTTTTGCCTTAGTGTACTAGTAGTCTACCCGATTGATTTTGAAAGGTTGCGGTTGTTCAGATCCCCGACTTTTTGAAAAAGTCGGGGATCTATGACCTCTCATAATTCAATAGCTGAAATTCTCTTTTGAGGATGAGGTTAAACAACAATTTTTCTTTCAATATATAGAGATGTCAGCAAATCTCGTGGTTTGCTATTATTACAATCCAATTTCTAGGGATTGAGGCAACTGGAACAAGAAAACCACTTGTTCTAACTAAATTGGGGTGCTGGAAACAAAACATATTGTTACAATACTTAACAGAATCAATTCGACCGGTGCCATTCTTCATGATTGCGAAAACACTTCCCCCCACTTCCCGACCGATCGAGGAGGACAATCGCGGTAGCAACAACCGCCGCGATGAGGTATATGTTGCTGAAGTTGTGTCCGAAAATGACACACAAGGCTTGGTTGTTAAATCGCCGAGACTGATAGCAGCTCAACAGCAAAGAGCATTGAGGGCACCAATTGACACTGAGATGACACGTTACGATCCAGTGGAGATTGCAGCGCATTATCAACAAAGACCTCTAGAAGTTTTTGGGCGGATTCTTGCTGTCTTATGGCCGACACTCTCCTTTGCTTTGGGGTTGTGGTGGGATAGCAAACGGGGAATTGTCGTAAAAAATGACCGCCGCCGTGCCGCGCAACTAAGAGAATTATTAACTAAACTAGGGCCTGCCTATATCAAAATTGGCCAGGCTTTGTCTACAAGACCAGATTTGGTTCCCCCCGCATTTTTAGAAGAACTTACCAAACTACAAGACCAATTACCACCTTTTCCTAACGAGATTGCTTATCAGTTTATTGAAGAAGAACTCGGCGCACCGCCAGCAGAAATATATAGTGAACTCTCACCACAACCAATTGCTGCGGCTTCTTTGGGACAAGTTTATAAAGGGAAGCTGAAAACTGGTGAGGAAGTCGCAGTTAAAGTGCAGCGTCCTGACTTAAAAGAAAGAATTACCGTTGACTTATATATATTACGTGGCCTAGCTGGTTGGGCGAAGAAACAGTTTAAACGAGTGCGAAGCGATTTAGTCGGAATTCTGGATGAATTAGGCGATCGCATTTTTGAAGAAATGGACTACATACACGAAGGAGAAAATGCCGAGCGTTTTTTCCAGTTATATGGTCACATGAAAGACATATACGTACCGAAAATTTACTGGGAATATACCAATCGTCGCGTTTTGACGATGGAGTGGATTAACGGCATTAAATTAACCCAAACGCCAGAAATTAAAGCTAAAGGTATAGATGCACGTTATTTAATTGAAGTCGGTGTCCAGTGTTCATTGCGTCAACTGCTAGAACATGGATTTTTCCATGCTGACCCCCACCCAGGTAATTTATTAGCCACACTGGATGGTAAATTAGCTTATCTCGACTTTGGGATGATGAGCGAGATTCAGCCACCCCAGCGTTATGGTTTAATTGAGGCGATCGTCCACGTTGTGAACCGTGACTTTGACGGTTTAGCTAAAGACTACGTCAAGCTAGATTTCTTATCACCCGAAACAGATTTAACGCCAATTATTCCCGCCTTCGCCAAAGTTTTTGCAGAAGCTCAAGGTGCAAGCGTTGCAGAGTTAAATATTAAAAGCATCACCGATGAACTATCGGCTTTGATGTATGAATATCCCTTCCGCGTACCTCCCTACTACGCTTTAATTATTCGCTCTTTGGTAACACTAGAAGGGATTGCAATATATATAGATCCCAACTTTAAAGTTTTGAGTGAAGCTTATCCTTACGTAGCGAAACGTTTATTAACAGATCCAGCACCAGCGCTCAGAGCATCTCTGCAAGATTTACTGTTTAAAGAAGGTAGATTTCGTTGGAATCGCTTAGAAAACTTATTAAAAAATGCACGAGGTAATGAAGACTACGATTTAAATTTAGTAGTCACTCAAGGGCTAGATTTTCTCACCTCTGAACGTGGCGGTTTTATTCGCGACAAATTGGTAGATGAATTTGTTAATGGGATAAATGCTTTAAGTCAAAATGTCCTGCATAACTTCACCTATTTACTCCGCGAACAAGTAGGAATCACAGCAATTAACGAAACTCCAGCCGCCACATCTGAGCAACAACAAACCTTAGAGCATATCAAACGAATTTTAGGTATTCTCCGCGATACCCGTGGCTTTGATCCATTGCAGCTGGCTCCGCAACTGGCACAATTATTAGTAAATCCCGGAGTACAGCGTTTAGGTCAACAAATTACTAATCGTTTGCTGCAAAAGGCTTTAACTAAGTTAATTCGCGATTTATTAGCAACAGAAGAAGTTAATCAGACTCCAGATAGTAATTTAGCCAAATCTGAGAGATTATCTTTACCTGCACGAGTATAAAATTCTTTGTTTTTTAAAACCCTTGCTTTCAATCTTTTTGATAGAAGCGAGGGTTTTCTTTTTTAGAAATTAGGTATTAATTACTTTATCCGCAGCAATAGTTAAGATTTCATCCATCCAAGCATTTATACTTTTACCAGCTTTTTTCGCAGCAATAAATATTTTTCTATGGTGTTCTGGAGTTGTACGGAATGGAAGTTTACCTGAGAAAGGTTTATCAGGTTCCTCTCCTAGTTCTTCACAAAAAGCCAGATAATCATCAACAGAGTTTTGAAATTCTTGACGCGCTTCATCTACAGTTTTTGCTTTAAAGGTAATCACGTCATTAATATCTAGAACTTGACCAAAAAGTATTCCTGCTTCTACATCTACTTCTAAGCTAGCGGTGTATCCTTTATAAGTCATCATGGTTCAATTCCTGCTTTAATTAAAAATTCCCTAACAGATTTGACTGCTCCTTTATCTGTTTCATTTTGAGGATGCGGTTCGTGAAAACAGCTTTCACATCATTTAATTTGACACGAACCCGCGAACCTCTACCTTGAGTAATATCAGCACCTAGTGCTATGAACAAACTTTCAATATCTTTCCAAAGAATATTAGATGGTACAGGATTAGTAAAAATTAACTCTAAAATTTGACGTTGTTTGTTATTAAGATCCATTTCATAAATACAATTACAGCCATCTTAAGGTTAAGTTGGATATATTAATTATTCAATGATATCATAATATGATATCATTGAAATATAAAAGCGATCGCTTGTTCTAAAATAGTAGTGCGATCGCTCTATATTAGATGTAGCAGCAAAAAATTAAAGTTATAAATTATATGTCTAGTTATCAAGAAGTATTAAATCAAGCTCAAAGTCTCACACCTGAAGAACAAATACGCCTAATTGAAGACTTATCAAGATTAATTCGTCAACAAATGATCGTGAAATCTCAGCCAAAGCGTAGCATTATAGAATTGCGTGGATTGGGTAAAGAAATTTGGAATGGTATTGATGCTCAAGAATACGTCAATGAGGAACGTGATTCATGGAATAGGTATTAATGAATGCTTACTTTCTATAACTTGTTCTTGATTAACTTCTTCTCTCGTAGCACTTTCACCATTACGGAATTGCTCAAATAATTCAAAAAAATTATTTAATGCATCTCTTTCATCCGCAGAATAGAAAAGAATAATACTATCCCATCCATGCGAAGAGGTAATCTTAAATCTTGTTTGTATCCAATCTTGAAATTGATTAAATTTAATCTCTTGTTGAGTTGGCGGTAAGCCTAAATCTTCTCTAGAACTCATGTACCCATCTAAAAAAGCTCTCAACCGAGTAATTGAGTATTTACCTAAAAATATTCCCGGATTTCGTTTAATTTTATCTAACATCTCATAGAGATATTCATTAAGAGTTATAGTAATTGTCTGGTTATTGTTTAGCATAATCTTGAATAATTAAAAATTTTCTTCTGTAATTTGGAACTGCTGACCGGAATATAATTTATTATAAAATTGTAAATTACCTAGCCATTGTTCTCTCGTGAGTCCATCAGGATGGTGATTATCAAAAATTATCTCCACTTCATTTATTATAATGGCAATACATTGATGACGACCGTTAAGAGAAATTGCATCTCCTGATAAACTATCATCATAAATATAACTATTACGCCCTATTGCTGAACCTGTATAAAGTTTTATCCGCTTTCCAGAAATTCCTTGTGATATTAAGTAATCTTGCATAGCTTGAGCGCATTCAACACATTCAAGATTTTTATATTTTCTAATTATTTCTTTAATTTGATGGATTTTCTCAATACTTATAGTCAAAATTTTTACTATAAACTCAACTGCGATTAATGATTTTATCACTAAGGCAATCGCTTGTTGCGGAAGTGCGATCGCCTTACAGAAAACCTCAAAAAAAGCGATCGCCTGTTGTGGAATAGTAGTGCGATCGCCTTGCAGAAAACCGTAACGGAAAAGCGATCGCCTGTTGTGGAAGAGTAGTGCGATCGCTTTGCAGAAAAACTCAAAAATCAAGCGATCGCCTGTTGTAAAAGAGTAGTGCGATCGCCTTACAGAAAACCTCAAAAAAAGCGATCGCCTGTTTTGGAAGAGTAATGCGATCGCCTTGCAGATAACCTCAAAAATCAAGCGATCGCCTGTTGTGGAAGAGTAATGTGATCGCTTTGCAGAATATCTTAAAAATCAAGCGATCGCCTGCTGTGGAAGTGCGATCGCCTTGCAGAATACCTCAAAAATCAAGCGATCGCCTGTTGTGGAAGTGCGATCGCTTTATTTAAGTATAAATTCTTAATAAATCTGCTTCTGTTCGAGTTGCCAGCATTTTGTATATCACATTGAACAATAATATCAAGATGCATCATATTCACTTTCAATAAATTGTAGCTTACCTACCGATTATTCTGTGGTAGCTGTTTTTCTAAATTTGTGACTTTTGTTTCTAAATTTGTGACTTTTGTTTCTAAATTTGTGACTTTTGTTTCTAAATCTCTAATTTTTAATGCCTGAAAGACTGTCATCATAAACATGATAGAAATTGCAGCCAACGTAACTAGAATATAGGAGTTTTTGAGTGCGGAGTAACTATTTGCACGTCCGTAAGACTTAGTAACTGTATAATCAACCTTTTCATAATCAACCTTTTCATCCATATCGCCATAGTTTTGGGGTTCATTAGACATATCAATCTCCTTTTTTACCTGCTTAATAGATATGAAATTACAGGTCTGATATCATCTGCGCTGTTCCCATTTACACAAAAAACTTTTGTATTTATATTTCTATTTTGTTGGAAACAAGCTTCAGATATATTATTAATTATTGTTTCAAATCTAAATATAGCATATTCTTGAGCGTTACAAAAATTTGGTAATGCGATATGTCCATTATCAATTAACTTCTCAATCAGATCTATTTTATTAATTAAAAACACAACTTTTTGCAAATTATTACTATATAGCTCATTAAAAAGTATTTGTAATAGTCCATCACCTATATAACTCTCGTGTTCCCTAACTCTTGAGTCTATTTTACTTATTCCATCTCCGTCACTTAGCCACTGAAGTAAAGCCTCATCTTCAAGAAATTTTCCATGTTCGTCAGTTCTTCTAGGCACAAGATCCACAATAAATATAATCGCATTAACTAATCGGCTACCTTTAGAACCAGCAAAATATTGCGGGATGTCTGTTATTACTTGATTAGGCTTTTGTCCTTTATAGTCAGCTATTTCTACATCAACATTATTATTATTTTTTTTATCTATTGTTTCGACGTTTGTTTCGACGTTGATTCCGTAGTGAAAAATATCAAAATATTCAGTTGATTTAATCTGACTATTGCTAGTTTTATAAACTTTAAATATAAATGCAGTCTTTCTAAAAGTAGTTTTGCCAGATCCAGGACGACCAAATATTAAAATTCGATAGATTGATTTGTTGATGAATAAATTATTGACCCTGGAGTTTATTTCATCTCTGATAGGTGTCAATAAACATACT contains the following coding sequences:
- the recN gene encoding DNA repair protein RecN, yielding MLLCLRIENFALIDQLELEFGAGLNVLTGETGAGKSIILDAIDAALGGKVSSRVIRTGTSRAMVEATFKSNASLAAWLSEQEIDSIDENSVVISREIAATASNVRSRSRVNGVLVNRQMMVGLRDRLVEITAQGQTVQVGQSAQVRDWLDLHGGDSLMQQRQAIANLFNLYQTAHLALEKRRTSERERLQQLDLLTYQVQELGAVNLNDPSELEQLQQERERLNHVVDLQQMSYKVYQALYQNDNETPAAADLLGDSEATLNDMVEYDSQLQPLLDLVRDAQATLMEVARQINAYGEDLEADPQRLEEVEERIRELKQICRKYGPTLQEAIAYYQKIQGELAELNDSEQSIESLEQQEQATLAKLTQACNQLTQLRRTAANKLESRLIAELKPLAMEKVQFKVEIVPTAPTATGADKITFMFSPNPGEPIQPLTEIASGGEMSRFLLALKACVSQADAAGTMVFDEIDVGVSGRVAQAIAEKLHQLSQRSQVLCVTHQPLVAAMADRHFRVDKQIINQSKGKKENNGSSEQRTVVRVTALDNLTTRRDELAQLAGGKSATDAIAFAESLLLQAANHRREKS
- a CDS encoding ABC1 kinase family protein — encoded protein: MIAKTLPPTSRPIEEDNRGSNNRRDEVYVAEVVSENDTQGLVVKSPRLIAAQQQRALRAPIDTEMTRYDPVEIAAHYQQRPLEVFGRILAVLWPTLSFALGLWWDSKRGIVVKNDRRRAAQLRELLTKLGPAYIKIGQALSTRPDLVPPAFLEELTKLQDQLPPFPNEIAYQFIEEELGAPPAEIYSELSPQPIAAASLGQVYKGKLKTGEEVAVKVQRPDLKERITVDLYILRGLAGWAKKQFKRVRSDLVGILDELGDRIFEEMDYIHEGENAERFFQLYGHMKDIYVPKIYWEYTNRRVLTMEWINGIKLTQTPEIKAKGIDARYLIEVGVQCSLRQLLEHGFFHADPHPGNLLATLDGKLAYLDFGMMSEIQPPQRYGLIEAIVHVVNRDFDGLAKDYVKLDFLSPETDLTPIIPAFAKVFAEAQGASVAELNIKSITDELSALMYEYPFRVPPYYALIIRSLVTLEGIAIYIDPNFKVLSEAYPYVAKRLLTDPAPALRASLQDLLFKEGRFRWNRLENLLKNARGNEDYDLNLVVTQGLDFLTSERGGFIRDKLVDEFVNGINALSQNVLHNFTYLLREQVGITAINETPAATSEQQQTLEHIKRILGILRDTRGFDPLQLAPQLAQLLVNPGVQRLGQQITNRLLQKALTKLIRDLLATEEVNQTPDSNLAKSERLSLPARV
- a CDS encoding type II toxin-antitoxin system HicB family antitoxin — encoded protein: MTYKGYTASLEVDVEAGILFGQVLDINDVITFKAKTVDEARQEFQNSVDDYLAFCEELGEEPDKPFSGKLPFRTTPEHHRKIFIAAKKAGKSINAWMDEILTIAADKVINT
- a CDS encoding papain fold toxin domain-containing protein, coding for MIFEVICKAIALLFQNRRSLFLRFSVRRSHYSFTTGDRLIFEFFCKAIALLFHNRRSLFRYGFLQGDRTTIPQQAIAFFEVFCKAIALPQQAIALVIKSLIAVEFIVKILTISIEKIHQIKEIIRKYKNLECVECAQAMQDYLISQGISGKRIKLYTGSAIGRNSYIYDDSLSGDAISLNGRHQCIAIIINEVEIIFDNHHPDGLTREQWLGNLQFYNKLYSGQQFQITEENF